A DNA window from Drosophila sechellia strain sech25 chromosome X, ASM438219v1, whole genome shotgun sequence contains the following coding sequences:
- the LOC6615228 gene encoding calpain-D isoform X5, which translates to MHDPGSSSRLSGAASAAAGTASAGTVGAGAIAAAVGAAAPSRHDNKTQLGNGSRSKMWICIKCSYAYNRLWLQTCEMCEAKAEQQQQQLQQQQQHHHHLQQQQAEAPRDEPWTCKKCTLVNYSTAMACVVCGGSKLKSISSIEDMTLRKGEFWTCSHCTLKNSLHSPVCSACKSHRQPQLSMAMEAVRERPDGQSYEEQDAAAVGGGGGSAHQSGANEVKAPTALNLPLASVALPMPMLQLPTSSAAGLRGSRSPSPRMQPLPSLQQQRNSSSSGAIPKRHSTGGSIVPRNISIAGLASYNLQQGQGVGSASVVSASGAGAVGASTSSKKWQCPACTYDNCAASVVCDICSSPRGLASSVLGEALGRKSVRVALTPADIRQESKLMENLRQLEETEALTKWQNIIQYCRDNNELFVDDSFPPAPKSLYYNPASGAAEGNPVVQWRRPHEINCDGGAYPPWAVFRTPLPSDICQGVLGNCWLLSALAVLAEREDLVKEVLVTKEICGQGAYQVRLCKDGKWTTVLVDDLLPCDKRGHLVYSQAKRKQLWVPLIEKAVAKIHGCYEALVSGRAIEGLATLTGAPCESIPLQASSLPMPSEDELDKDLIWAQLLSSRCVRFLMGASCGGGNMKVDEEEYQQKGLRPRHAYSVLDVKDIQGHRLLKLRNPWGHYSWRGDWSDDSSLWTDDLRDALMPHGASEGVFWISFEDVLNYFDCIDICKVRSGWNEVRLQGTLQPLCSISCVLLTVLEPTEAEFTLFQEGQRNSEKSQRSQLDLCVVIFRTRSPAAPEIGRLVEHSKRQVRGFVGCHKMLERDIYLLVCLAFNHWHTGIEDPHQYPQCILAIHSSKCLLVEQISPSPHLLADAIISLTLTKGQRHEGREGMTAYYLTKGWAGLVVMVENRHENKWIHVKCDCQESYNVVSTRGELKTVDSVPPLQRQVIIVLTQLEGSGGFSIAHRLTHRLANSRGLHDWGPPGATHCPPIENVHGLHAPRLIT; encoded by the exons ATGCATGATCCAGGGAGCAGCAGCCGCCTATCAGGAGCCGCATCCGCCGCAGCAGGGACCGCGTCCGCGGGAACGGTGGGAGCTGGAGCTATAGCTGCAGCCGTAGGAGCAGCTGCTCCCTCGCGGCACGACAATAAGACACAGCTTGGCAACGGCAGCCGCAGTAAGATGTGGATATGCATCAAATGTTCCTATGCCTACAACCGACTCTGGCTGCAGACCTGCGAGATGTGCGAGGCCAAAgccgagcagcagcaacagcagctgcagcagcagcagcagcaccaccaccacttacagcagcaacaggcag AAGCACCCCGCGACGAGCCCTGGACCTGCAAGAAGTGCACCCTGGTTAACTACTCGACAGCGATGGCCTGCGTGGTGTGCGGCGGCTCCAAGCTGAAAAGCATCTCTTCCATCGAGGACATGACGTTGCGAAAGGGCGAGTTCTGGACCTGCAGCCACTGTACGCTCAAGAACTCGCTGCACTCGCCCGTCTGCAGTGCCTGCAAGTCCCACCGCCAGCCGCAGCTCTCGATGGCCATGGAGGCGGTGCGTGAGCGACCAGATGGCCAATCGTACGAGGAGCAGGATGCTGCAGCCGTCGGGGGCGGAGGAGGCAGTGCCCACCAGTCGGGCGCCAACGAGGTCAAGGCACCTACAGCCTTGAACCTCCCGCTGGCCTCGGTGGCgttgcccatgcccatgctgCAGCTTCCAACGTCGTCAGCGGCTGGTCTGCGCGGCTCACGCAGTCCCTCGCCCAGGATGCAGCCACTGCCATCGCTCCAGCAGCAgaggaactccagctcctcAGGCGCTATACCTAAACGTCACAGCACCGGCGGCTCCATTGTGCCCCGGAACATCTCCATCGCTGGTCTGGCCAGTTACAACTTGCAGCAGGGCCAGGGAGTCGGCTCCGCATCGGTAGTGTCTGCctctggagctggagctgtcGGAGCCAGTACCAGCTCAAAGAAGTGGCAGTGTCCCGCGTGCACGTACGATAACTGTGCCGCTTCCGTCGTTTGTGACATCTGCTCGAGTCCGCGAGGTCTGGCGAGCTCAGTTTTGGGTGAGGCGTTGGGCAGGAAGTCCGTTCGAGTTGCCCTCACACCGGCGGATATTCGGCAGGAGAGCAAGCTGATGGAGAACCTTCGCCAGCTGGAGGAGACCGAAGCGTTGACCAAGTGGCAAAACATCATACAGTACTGTCGCGACAACAACGAGCTTTTCGTGGACGATTCGTTTCCGCCGGCGCCGAAGAGTCTCTACTACAACCCGGCGAGCGGAGCAGCTGAGGGAAATCCTGTGGTCCAGTGGCGACGGCCGCACGAGATTAACTGCGACGGCGGAGCGTATCCACCGTGGGCTGTGTTCCGCACCCCGCTGCCCTCGGACATCTGCCAGGGCGTCTTGGGCAACTGCTGGCTACTCAGTGCGCTGGCGGTGCTGGCGGAGCGCGAAGATCTGGTCAAGGAGGTGCTGGTCACGAAGGAGATATGTGGCCAGGGCGCATACCAGGTGCGCCTCTGCAAAGACGGCAAGTGGACGACGGTGCTGGTGGATGATCTGCTACCATGCGACAAGCGTGGCCATCTGGTTTACTCGCAGGCCAAGCGCAAGCAGCTATGGGTGCCGCTGATCGAGAAGGCTGTGGCCAAGATCCACGGCTGCTACGAGGCGCTGGTCTCGGGCCGGGCGATCGAGGGACTGGCCACGCTGACAGGAGCGCCTTGCGAGAGCATTCCGCTGCAGGCCAGTAGCTTGCCCATGCCCAGCGAGGACGAACTGGACAAGGATCTGATATGGGCCCAGCTGCTGAGCTCTCGCTGCGTACGATTCCTCATGGGCGCCAGCTGTGGCGGTGGCAACATGAAG GTGGACGAGGAGGAGTACCAGCAGAAGGGGCTGCGCCCGCGACACGCCTACTCGGTGCTGGACGTGAAGGACATCCAGGGACATCGCCTGCTCAAGCTACGCAATCCGTGGGGTCACTATTCGTGGCGTGGCGATTGGTCGGATGACTCCTCGCTGTGGACGGACGACCTTCGGGATGCTCTGATGCCGCACGGCGCCAGCGAGGGCGTCTTCTGGATCTCGTTCGAGGATGTGCTTAACTACTTCGACTGCATTGATATCTGCAAGGTGCGCTCCGGCTGGAACGAGGTGCGTCTGCAGGGGACATTGCAGCCCCTGTGCTCCATCTCCTGTGTGCTGCTCACCGTGCTGGAGCCGACGGAGGCGGAGTTTACCCTATTCCAGGAGGGGCAGCGCAACTCGGAGAAGTCGCAGCGATCGCAGCTGGACCTGTGCGTTGTGATATTCCGCACCAGGTCTCCGGCGGCGCCGGAAATAGGTCGATTAGTGGAGCACAGCAAGCGTCAG GTGCGAGGCTTTGTGGGATGCCACAAGATGCTGGAGCGGGACATTTACCTGCTCGTGTGTCTGGCCTTCAACCATTGGCACACGGGCATCGAGGATCCCCACCAGTATCCTCAATGCATCCTAGCGATACACAGCTCCAAGTGTCTGCTGGTGGAGCAGATAAGTCCCTCGCCGCACCTCCTGGCCGACGCTATCATTAGCCTGACCCTTACCAAGGGACAGCGGCACGAGGGGCGCGAGGGTATGACCGCCTACTATCTGACCAAG GGCTGGGCGGGTCTGGTTGTGATGGTGGAAAATAGACATGAGAACAAGTGGATCCATGTGAAATGTGATTGCCAGGAGAGCTACAATGTGGTGTCGACACGCGGCGAACTCAAGACAGTGGACTCCGTGCCCCCGCTGCAGAG ACAAGTGATCATCGTTCTCACCCAACTAGAGGGCAGTGGCGGCTTCAGCATCGCCCACCGGCTGACCCATCGGCTGGCGAACTCCCGCGGCCTGCACGACTGGGGGCCACCCGGCGCCACCCACTGCCCGCCCATCGAGAATGTCCATGGACTGCACGCTCCGCGGCTAATCACCTAG